A single region of the Musa acuminata AAA Group cultivar baxijiao chromosome BXJ1-11, Cavendish_Baxijiao_AAA, whole genome shotgun sequence genome encodes:
- the LOC135596957 gene encoding chaperone protein dnaJ 49-like yields the protein MDGNKDEAARCVKIAKSALASGDKQRALKLIKIARRLDHSLPLDGLLVACEKLDGSDAVNRKEEVAADRVREEPSCSKAAETAGEGHDYTEDHVRLIRQIKMTKDYYAVLGVEKNCSVEEIRKAYRKLSLKVHPDKNKAPGAEEAFKSVCKAFKCLSDEQLRRNYDQTGVPEDSEYNLQNVSMRRRRRRRTTKNDFLDEDFDPDEIFRSFFFGTQGNAFRTQRAYRARGMGQHFREHNVQGGGGGFSFIALFQILPILLFFLFLYFPFPEPHYSLQKTRVYEIPKVTAKDGVQYFVKSADFEREFPLGSSSRETLEYNVFRDYRSILSRYCRIELQRRQWSRSYPTQYCDKLRNLQVA from the coding sequence ATGGATGGCAACAAGGATGAAGCTGCAAGATGCGTCAAGATAGCTAAGTCCGCTTTAGCATCCGGAGATAAGCAGCGGGCTCTAAAACTCATCAAAATCGCGCGAAGATTGGATCATTCTCTTCCTCTGGATGGTTTGCTTGTTGCTTGCGAGAAGTTAGATGGTTCCGATGCTGTGAACCGCAAGGAAGAGGTAGCAGCAGATCGAGTTCGCGAAGAGCCATCGTGCTCCAAGGCGGCGGAGACTGCAGGTGAAGGACATGACTACACGGAAGATCATGTTAGGCTGATTCGTCAGATCAAAATGACCAAGGATTACTATGCCGTTCTCGGGGTCGAGAAGAATTGCTCGGTCGAGGAAATCAGGAAGGCTTATAGGAAGTTGTCGCTTAAGGTGCATCCTGACAAGAACAAGGCACCGGGAGCGGAGGAGGCCTTCAAGTCCGTTTGCAAGGCGTTCAAGTGTCTGAGTGATGAGCAATTAAGGCGAAATTATGACCAGACTGGTGTGCCCGAAGATTCCGAGTACAACCTGCAAAACGTTAGCATGAGGaggcgaaggaggaggagaaccacAAAGAATGACTTCTTGGATGAGGATTTCGACCCGGATGAAATCTTTAGGTCTTTCTTCTTTGGTACTCAAGGCAATGCGTTTCGCACCCAACGAGCTTACAGGGCAAGAGGAATGGGCCAGCATTTCAGGGAACATAATGTtcaaggaggaggtggagggtTTAGTTTCATAGCCTTGTTTCAGATATTGCCAATCTTGCTTTTTTTCCTGTTTTTGTATTTCCCTTTCCCGGAGCCACATTATTCTTTGCAGAAGACTCGTGTATACGAGATTCCTAAGGTTACTGCAAAAGATGGAGTACAGTATTTTGTTAAGTCAGCAGATTTTGAACGAGAGTTTCCTCTAggaagttcttcaagagagactcTTGAATACAATGTTTTTAGAGACTATAGAAGCATACTCAGCCGATATTGTCGTATTGAACTGCAAAGACGTCAGTGGTCCAGGAGTTATCCCACACAATACTGTGATAAACTTCGGAATCTTCAAGTTGCTTGA
- the LOC103970477 gene encoding phytochrome A-associated F-box protein, with the protein MTLPSSSASSTAATPTTDSGGASSPFALLSDDIVLNILAKLEVDPRDWARLACVSARLSYLVRNVCYRSRCSRSLPSDLLPSAAASSAAWPSLYKISVCCPGLLRAGILLEHSDFGLERDIGPHIFVPPLSSSSSSSSSSTSSDPPNPLPLIPSEAADSCWSLFDDLYFDTVYDHSESQDATLTPIDPSTGESPVRVGSVAPKKRKKQRVGPVGSHLASGPWSLSREQGNKLLASRFRGDCLYICDWPGCIHAEEKRKYMLFRGVFKNFKRSRVWKTISDSNRGKIALDCAFCACRETWDLHSAFCLRRVFGFHDDGEPVVRAYVCENGHVSGAWTERPLYA; encoded by the coding sequence ATGACCTTACCGTCCTCGTCCGCCTCCTCCACCGCGGCCACCCCAACCACCGACTCAGGCGGAGCCTCTTCCCCTTTCGCGCTCCTCTCCGACGACATCGTCCTCAACATCCTCGCCAAGCTCGAGGTCGATCCCCGCGACTGGGCCCGCCTCGCCTGCGTCTCTGCCCGCCTCTCCTACCTCGTTCGCAACGTCTGCTACCGCTCCCGCTGCTCCCGTTCTCTCCCCTCCGATCTcctcccctccgccgccgcctcctccgccgcTTGGCCGTCCCTGTACAAGATCTCCGTCTGCTGTCCCGGTCTCCTCCGCGCCGGCATCCTCCTCGAGCACTCTGACTTCGGCCTCGAGCGTGACATCGGACCCCATATCTTCGTACCCCCcctctcctcctcgtcctcctcctcctcgtcttccacCTCCAGCGATCCCCCAAACCCCCTCCCTCTGATCCCTTCCGAGGCCGCCGATTCTTGTTGGTCCCTCTTTGATGACCTCTACTTCGACACGGTCTACGATCATTCCGAGTCCCAAGATGCCACCTTGACGCCGATCGATCCGTCTACGGGTGAATCTCCCGTCAGAGTCGGCTCGGTTGCTcccaagaagaggaagaagcagaGGGTTGGGCCGGTAGGCTCCCATTTGGCTTCCGGGCCTTGGTCTCTTAGCCGTGAGCAGGGGAACAAGCTGCTCGCCAGCCGTTTTAGGGGTGATTGTCTCTACATATGTGACTGGCCTGGATGCATTCACGCGGAGGAGAAGCGGAAATACATGCTATTTAGAGGGGTTTTCAAGAACTTTAAGCGATCAAGAGTGTGGAAGACGATAAGCGACTCGAACAGGGGCAAGATTGCGTTGGACTGTGCATTCTGTGCTTGCAGGGAGACCTGGGATCTTCACTCTGCATTTTGCTTGAGGAGGGTCTTTGGGTTTCATGATGACGGGGAGCCAGTTGTCCGGGCATATGTTTGCGAGAATGGGCATGTCTCAGGGGCATGGACTGAGAGGCCATTGTATGCTTAA
- the LOC135596562 gene encoding tryptamine hydroxycinnamoyltransferase 1-like has product MEVQVQRSTILAPHAHPLKEVPLTIFDLFASNINIAVLFAFTAPTPCNTEIIEGLSKTLVHFPLLTAQLDYSLLRRRPCLVVGGKGGGALVVEATVDADLSDFLPLEPSADFHLLHPPTEETHHLFQVQLNRFKCGGLVVATITHHRVADGQSMSTFFVAWGETIRGTPITSLPVYDQSWIKPRSPPKCEFQHWDLEFVRVPPYRNGSTSNQKDEDPSKITNILLRYSSEFITTKLKPKTKGKYTTFETVLAHLWRKITMARGLDDRRHTMIRVTVNGRPRMRPPVPNEFVGNLVLNAYPESNVKLLLQGGVERAAKIIHDAIRRIDESYFQSIIDFGAMHGEDDLVPVYDTDGDVLSPNLEVDSWLRFRFQEVDFGGGGKLCAFLPTWVPFEGLVIFVPGLEQDGGLNVVVALFEEHAEKLRQISHCLM; this is encoded by the coding sequence ATGGAGGTCCAAGTTCAAAGATCCACCATCTTAGCTCCTCATGCCCATCCCCTCAAGGAAGTTCCACTCACCATATTCGATCTCTTCGCCTCCAACATCAACATCGCGGTGCTCTTCGCCTTCACCGCGCCGACCCCCTGCAACACCGAGATCATCGAGGGCTTGTCGAAGACATTGGTGCACTTCCCCCTGCTCACGGCTCAGCTCGATTACAGCCTTCTCCGACGTCGCCCCTGCCTTGTAGTCGGAGGCAAAGGCGGCGGTGCACTGGTGGTGGAAGCAACGGTGGACGCGGACCTGTCGGACTTCCTGCCGCTCGAACCCTCGGCGGACTTCCATCTGCTGCACCCTCCGACGGAAGAAACCCACCACTTGTTCCAAGTCCAACTCAACCGGTTCAAGTGCGGCGGCCTCGTGGTGGCCACGATCACTCACCACAGGGTGGCCGATGGCCAGTCCATGAGCACCTTCTTCGTTGCATGGGGAGAGACGATACGTGGCACGCCCATCACCTCACTTCCTGTGTACGATCAATCATGGATCAAGCCGCGATCCCCACCGAAGTGCGAGTTCCAGCACTGGGATCTCGAGTTCGTGCGCGTTCCACCTTATCGTAATGGTTCAACTTCGAATCAGAAGGACGAGGATCCCAGCAAAATCACAAACATATTGCTGCGCTACTCATCCGAGTTCATAACCACTAAGCTGAAGCCCAAGACGAAAGGGAAGTACACGACCTTTGAGACTGTGTTAGCCCACCTTTGGAGGAAGATAACCATGGCTCGTGGCCTCGATGACCGGAGGCATACCATGATCCGTGTTACGGTGAACGGCCGACCACGAATGAGACCTCCGGTTCCAAATGAGTTTGTTGGCAATCTGGTCTTGAACGCGTATCCCGAGTCGAACGTGAAGCTACTCCTCCAAGGAGGCGTAGAGCGGGCTGCCAAGATCATCCATGACGCCATTCGCAGGATCGACGAGAGCTATTTCCAGTCGATTATAGATTTCGGGGCGATGCACGGAGAGGATGACCTCGTGCCCGTTTATGATACAGATGGAGACGTGTTATCGCCCAACCTGGAGGTGGATAGCTGGCTAAGGTTTCGTTTCCAGGAGGTGGACTTCGGTGGCGGAGGGAAGTTGTGTGCTTTCCTTCCGACTTGGGTGCCTTTCGAGGGTTTGGTCATCTTCGTCCCGGGTTTGGAGCAGGATGGGGGTTTAAATGTTGTTGTCGCGTTGTTTGAAGAGCATGCTGAGAAGCTGAGGCAGATCTCTCACTGCTTAATGTGA